Part of the Lynx canadensis isolate LIC74 chromosome E3, mLynCan4.pri.v2, whole genome shotgun sequence genome is shown below.
gggggaggtgcCGGGCAGAGAGCCAGATGGTGACCATCCCCTAAGAAATGGATTTACCTTCTTCCTGTTCCACAGATGCTGGGGCGCTGCTCCTGAGACAGCAGCTAACACTTGGAGGGCACTTCTAAAGTTCGCATGCATCGCTCTTTGATGCTCCCAACCAACCTCTAAAAGGCAGGATTCTCCTCAttcctcgccccccccccccccgccctcctgGCGATTTTGCAAACGAGGAAATTAATGTCCAGATAAGTTAACTGACTTGTCCAAGAGATTACAGCCACtgagtggtggagctgggacttTAGTTCTAACATTTACTGCGCATTTACTATATGCAAGGACTTAGACAAGTATAAATGATAtaattatgaaattatatattccCTGATTACATCTTTGACACCGCCTTCGGCTATTTGTTCTTAGCATTTCTGTGGCAGAATCTTATTTACCCACTAATATCCATTCTTCCGTTATATTTGGCTTGGGCAGCTGTATGCCATGGGGCAGGCTTTCTCCTCCAGCTTTCCTCACGGCTAGGCGTGGTCACGTGACACCATCCTGACCAATGAGATGTAAGAAGACGGCTACTACGTTCCCTAATCctggccaatgagatgtaagATGACGTATACTACGTTCCCTAatccattctctcttctccttgcctTAAACAATGCCTGGAACTGTAGTAGCAACTGTGGGATCTGGAGATGACAAGTatgatgataaaaatgaaaatacccaggggcacctgggtgactcagttgttcaAGCGTcagacttcgctcaggtcatgacctcatggtttgtgagttccagtccctgctacgggctctgtgcggacagctcagagcctggagtctgcttcagattctgtctcgctgtctctatgcctcaaaaataaatttaaagaatttaaaaaaatatttttaaataaatacacattttaaaaaatgttcgggggggtgggggggaggagtgAAAATACCCAGAATGACAGCAGAAAGATGCCTGGGTCCCTGATTCATCCCTGAACTGCTGGCTGTGcacctccaggctctggctgttgAGGAAAAACAAGCCTCTGTTTAAGTCACCGTGGGTTAGGTTTTTATAAGTTGTGACCTAATGTATGTCTAAGTGACACAGTCTCCTGCATGCCCTTCATCACTATGGTGGGTCTTTTCCTTTACAGTTGAGCACCCCACCCACCAGCTCAACAGCAGGCGGCATCTGACTGCAGCTGAAGCTTAGCCACTTGGGGCACATTGAATCAGTGTCCTAATTGTATTACCTTTGGGACCTGTGGCATTTTTGTCACCCGAATCAGCACTTTCGTTTTCCCAGATTCCATTTGTTTTTACAAGATAAGGGCGAATGTAGGAACACAGTCAAACAACTGTGTAAACAATCTGCACAAAGATGGCGACACTGGCCCAACTCATCCACTGAAGGGGGGGCCAACACCCTCCTGCCACAGCTGATGAGGCAAACCAGGATTACTGTGGGCAAGGTGCTTTGGGGCGTCAGTCAAGCACGTGTATCAAAGTCAGGCTGTTTGAAAGTCAAACATACAAAAGTTAAGGACTGCCTGTACACACTCCAGTGGCAGCCCAGTATGCCAgattgtgggttgtttttttttttaattttttaactttatttattttgacaggggcagagacagtgcaagtggaggaggggcaaagagaggagagacagagaatcccaaacaggctccacatcgtcagcacggagcctgtcgcagggctcgaacccatgaaaccatgagatcatgacctgagcggaagccaagactcagatgctcaaccaactgagccatccaggcatccctgccagattgttttttttaagattccaaatCAATTCTCTATTGCTGAGCTACAAATGACCActaactcagtggcttaaaacaatacctaTTATTTCTGAGAGGCTATGAGCCAGCTGAATGCTTCTGCTGATCTGGGCCAATCTGTGCCTGGTCTTGGCTAGGCTCGTTCAAGTGCTTGGGTCAGTTCGTGGTCACATCATTCTGGGACGGCCTCATTCACGAGTCTCACAGGAAGCTCGCTGTCAGCTTCAGGGACAGGGTTGATTGGGCCACAGAGTCCCTCATCCTCCAGCAGGCTATTCACACGGTGGCTGCAGGTTTCCAAGAGAACAATCAGAGGCAGACGAGGCCTCTTGAGTCTCAGGCGAGGAACTAGCACAGCATCCCTTCTGCCACATGCTATTGACTAAAGAGAGTCCCAAAGTCCTTCCAGTTTCAGGGGTAGGTAAAAAGGCTCGCCTTCTTGATGAGACAGGCTGTGGAGGCATTggcacaggaagagaaagaggacagGGGCCATTTTTGTCATCAGTCCACTGTCGTACCCAGAGTGAGGGCTTTCCATCGAGTGGATGGCCATGGACGTCAAGGAAAGAGATAAACCAAATCGGAGTAGATAGAGAGATGGTTGCATGGACAAAAGGGAAACATGCCCTGTAGTGGAAAAAGAAtgagcagcaaaggaaacagaggaagaggATGGAGACACAGATTAAATCAAAATTCCATTCCAATAATTACTTCTATGctcactgccccttcccaggTGCTTATTATGTTAAACAccatctcactgaatcctcaatCACTCCTGTGAGGGAGGTTCcattattaatcccattttatagatgagggaatcAAGGTTCAGAGAGGATTAGGTAATTTGCAGAAAGACACACAGGATGAGTAATGCAGGACACAAGACTTCGAAGACAGATCTCTTGGTGTCAAAGCACTGGCCCTAATCAGGACATTGTTCTATCTTTAGGCCAACTTgtttctctgtccccacctcagGCCCCCTGCCCAGGCCTGGACTGTTGCAGGATCTGAAGACTTCCAGCCTGATTACTTCCAACcgatttttttctgtaaaggtccaCTGAGTAAGTATTTTCAGGGTTGTGTTGCAAGTATTCAGTTCTACCAGTATAGACAGTATATACACCATCTATAAAACTTCAttggcaaaaataaattaaatggccACCCCCTGCTTAATCCATTCTCCACCTTGCAGCCAGAGTGGGCCAGACTCAAATGTGACCCTGTCATTCCTTACCTGAAGTGTTTCACCAATATCTCCAGGATCAGTCCAAACCTTTATCGCGGTATGTATGACCTTGTGATCAAAGTGTGGCCCCTGGGCCAGCGGCATCACCATCATGTGGGAGCTTGTTGGGAAAGCAAGTCTCAGGTCCCACCCTTGACTTGCTGAgttagaatctgcatttaacCAGTCTCCCTGGTGATTTGCACACTCCAGTTTGGGAAGCCCTGTCTTCAGGACCCCCGTCTCCTGGCGCCTGcctgtctccccccgcccccatcctttGCTACTGGAgcttcttctctcccacccccactttccAGCCAAAGTGAAATTCCCCACTCATCTCTGTTCTTGATACATTCCTCTGCTACCCAATTCCCTCCACTTAGCGAATTCCTGCCTACCTCTAGATCTCACATTAGACTCCACTTCTTCCGAGCAGCTCTCCCGAACCTCCTGAACTGCACAAGGTGCCCCTCTTCCGTGTTTCCATAGCCCTTCCTCATCACCAACCACCACACTGCATGGAAACGACTGAATTGCCAACCTCTCACAATTAGTGTGCGAGTTCCTGAGAGAGAGACCCCGTCTGCCTCGGTCATTTCTACACGTGTCCTCAACACTGGGGACAGTAAAGACTCAATAACTACTTGTTGAAAACTGAATGAAACACACCCACTGCCTCTGCCCTGGGTAAGTATCCTACAACTACTGTTTAATCAGCCTGTGGCTGCAGGTTTCTCTAAGCTTTCACTTGGCTCCAAGGCTTTGTGGAGTCTTACATCGTCCCCAAGATTCCATCTTTCACTAAGCCTGGTGGTTTTTCATTATTAGCAAACATTTACTACTTGGAGAGGGCCCAGGGGCCTAAGAGATTTCTGAGCAAAATTCTTGAGCGATAAATTAGCCACAGGCCAAGACTTGAACTGTGTTAGGAGTGTGTGGGGGAGCCAGGCAGAAAGTTCTAGGCGAGAAAGAAGACTTGAAGGCAGGACCCCAGGCTGCACACCTTCAGAGCTATGAACTAACATCTTTTCCCACCTGTGTATGGTGCCAGTTCTAGATGAACAATTGTTGTAGCTTTGCTGAGTGGGAAAAGACTCCCAGACACCCAGAGGTGGAAGTCAAGTGAGCTTTGTGTAAGGAATCATAAGCCAGTACATCCATGGGATGCCCTCCCCAAGGGAAGAGGAGAGCCCTCCCCAAATCAGACACTCAGTCCAGGGTTTTCTACAAGTTCCTTTATTAACAAAGCCAAGTATAAAAGAACAAGGCCCCCCAGATgacccaaaaaattaaaagtgcaaaTTTACTCCAACCTGAAATAGAAGACAAATGGCTGGCCTCAACTGCCTGGGCCATGGAAATTTGGTGTGATTGAAAACTCCTTTGAATCACACAACTGTAGCAGCGGAATCATATTTGATTAACTCTTTGGTCTCTGTTACTGGAACAAACCATACACCATGACTGCAGCCAATGGGCTCCATCATAATATATAGCTGGGGGtcagaatacacatttaaaataacaataaaataagagGAATGTTTTAAAGTCAAGTCACTGAAtcaaggcacatttttttttaaagcaaaaggtGCTAAAAATATTCCTGAATATCTTTGATACTTCAAAAACcagattatatataattttttcagtCTATTCTCTCTGTATAGATGATTGCATATTATCTTCACCCTCTCCCAACTTATACTTGCTAAATTTCCACCAAATCATGTGCTATGTAGgtataaatggaaacaaacagtAGTGTCTAAGTAACAGatgtatgattaaaaaaaaaaattaacgaaCACCAAGATGATAACACTgaacatttttcccccctctctagGGTCACTGGAAATGTTAATGAGGTTCATCTTCCCCACTACTGGGGAAGGAAGTCATAGCCTTCCTCCCTGTAGGTAGAGATAAGTTAAGTCTTCACCAAGATCAAAAGCCACATTTTACAGAAAGAGTGACTTACTCCATGAGGTTAAAAGAGATACTTTGGAAGCATGTTAGGTTAATTCCTTCCAAATCCTAGGATGTCCGTTTTGGTGGGACATCCCATCCCAAATCAGAAAGGGGTAGAAACATCTGATCAGAACAGTATTCTTTGGCAGTAGGAGCTTGAAAACCCAGCACTGGATTTCTGTTGTCCACGGCCACCAACCATCCTTGCTAAGGCACAGTATGGGATCCTACTAAAAactcacttaaaaataagaacaaaatacaaataaaaaggaaacaagttcTTCTGCAATCCTTCCTGATTACTCATCTGCAAACTCCAACTGAGCCAAGGAGTTTAGCCCCAACTCACCAGGAAGGAAATGCCAAGAACTGGCCCCCAGCGGTTTGATTGGAGGATGTGACTGGGAATGAACAACTCCAGGATCGAGGGTCCTCCTGGGAATTATGAGTTAAGTGTTATCTGTGgccatgttaatttttttttttttttttggtttgtttctacaATAAAGCTTAGCTCTGAGAGATAATAAGAACTTGAAGCATCACAACCCCAACAATGTATAACAACATTATCTCCATAACAATAAATATAACCTTATACATACTGTGTAAGGCAGGGGCCGCAAACTGGTGGCCCCCAGGCTCCAGCAAATGTTCTGTTCGGCCCACATGGTGtttggaacattttaaaattattttgtttaaaaatgagaaagttccacttgaaaaaaaatcctgatttccGGCCTCTCCCTACCCTTTTCCCAGCAGAGCTGAACGTTGGCTGCCCCACTTAAGATGGGCACagtccccaccacccacccaccccttcccatATTCATCTCCCTGCCTTACTTCTGCAGGCTGCTGAGTTTGCGACCCCTGGTTTGAAATAGCACATACCTAAAAATGTGTTTCCTACCCAAACCTCTTGCACCCCCATGTGATTTCCACACcgtctgcccttctcccctctcttccttcacTTCTCTCTTAAGGCCTCCTTCCTGAATTCTTCagatttctccctcccctccatgcttccattctcccttctttcagcttccatttcctttttgcaAAAAACATCTTGTCTCAGCGCATGAGCCTTCCGGGACGGCTCCCAAGACTGGTCAGTGGGAGTTACTGAAGGGTGTCTTTGGGCAAAACAGCTGAGTCATCTTCCCTAAAACTTTTTCTTTGGGCACTGGCTGGacaattcatcttttttctttaacatgagCAATTGTGAGGTTTCTCGAATAAGAATATTTGCATAAATGAATCTCTAGTACCAAGTATACACCAAAAATGTGTATGTACATTTCAGATCAAGGACATGACAGAGCCctgataaaatacagaattgaGCTTAATTTAAGTGCCTCAGGCAACCATCACACCTGGCTAATatgccatattatttcatttgtacaCAGTACATGTTTGGGATCACTGAACATTGATCAAAATTGATCGACATCTCTAACTTTTGGTTACCATGTGCAGAGAACAACTGCTCAGCATGGcacttaaataaaacattaatattttaaaaattcacaaacacaatgccccattaattaaaaaataagaataaaatttaaaaatcttgaggATGGATGAGGCTTTGGGTAATtaacctgaagaaaaaaaataacacaaacactACAAGAACAGAATGTTACCAGATTTACACTTCAAAAGACtagtatgatttaaaaaataaaaataaaaaaaggaacctATTGACTCAGCTAGAAACATCtgaaaaattcagtttttaaagctttataaTCCCTCCAATAGCCTTGCTGTTCCCCACTTCAGTAGACTTAATGACTACGGGGGGAATTGGGGCTGATATggaaacattataaatatatatatatatttataaagatctACGTACTCTTggcatctattttaaaaagtaagtttaagAAACACTGTGCAGTTTATATCTTCGCAGGAAGTTGGTAGACGGATCCCTTTACTAAATGCAGTACCTTATGACCTAACACTGACCTCCAAAGCTGGGAATGACCTTTGTGTCATCAAGAGGAACTGTCCCCAGAAGAACCTCAAAGAGAAGGCGCAACATTTGCAACTATTTCTCTTACAGTCCAAAGTGACAAAGGACAGAAGTTGTCTCCTCAGCTCCCACGAGGATACCCTGCCAACCATTTATTCACAATGACTTCCTGCAGTGGCCAAGTAGGTCCCCTCAAGCAAGTTTAAAGAATTCCCTCAAAACAACTCAGAAGTTGAACAGTGGCCCCATTTAGATGGCTCCTTCTGTCTTCCAAGTTTTACCTTTAAGAATCTAAGGAAGTACAtgtctttgtcaaaaaaaaataataataaataaaagtcccCAAGTCTAGCACTGGGTGGGACTGGTTACATTTTCTATTCGGCAAGCAAGCGGATGGTGGACTTACTGACACCTCAGCCGAGTTGGGGACATTTATGTCCAAAGAGAAACAACAGCAGACTCCTGACAAGGactcccctcacctccccctcaCTTACTCTCCTCGGCTGATCAGTCAGGGAGCCCAGAACCCAGGATACTGAATTCTTTATGAAAGGCCCTGCAAGACCTGGGCTGAATCAACTACTCCTCAAGTTGGCCTTAGGACCACTTACTTAaaggctgcgggggggggggggagcaatgGAAGAGGAACTTTCTAACCCTAACCATCGCCGAGCACTGACTGAGAGAGCTGACCACATCCTAGGCACTACAGCCCGCCTTGCCTCTTCGTCATCTCATGACACTCGGAAAGAAATCACCGGGCAGAGGAGTGTGTTAAAAaggctgaaaacaaacaaacaaaccaaccaaccaacatgTTTCTATCTCTAGCCAGCAGCAAGCTATGGTGAGTCATCTTCATATGCGAAGATCGAACTATATCTTCCTCAAAACCCAACACGTTTCTACGTCCTCACCAGCATCGTGCTAAACATGGATCCTCTGCTACTCTGCACTGTGCCTGGCTCGCGGTAGGCTCTCCATGAATGGGTGTTGACTGGTACTCACCCCATTGTATGCCTGCAGGGATGTTAAGCAAGCCTGCTTTTTAAGACTGCACATTTCTTAATGACAAATGGAACTGGTCTCCCTTTCAGATGCAACAACTTGGCACTGGCCATTAGCACAAAATGAAAGGTCTGATCAAAATACAGTGCTGTTTGCTCTGGGAGTTTCTCTAACCAACTCTAGACGACCTCTCTCTCAACATATGTGACTTCATTCTTTGCAATCCTGTCAGACACCCGTGAttgcaccatttaaaaaatacatgaatattaatTTGAGCGGTGGAAACTGTGTTCCTCAGAACATTAGCCCCTAGAATAGAACTTCAATTCCAGTTGTAAAGATTCTGACATTTAGGAAGACCATCAGGAATCCAGGACCTAGCAAGTagttacatcaaaaaaaaattagcttcttTAAATCTGGGGGCCAGAGATCTGTGTCTCAAAAAACGACAGCGGAAACTTTCTCTGCAGCTATTTCTTGCTTCCTTTACTGGACTTCCTAAAAGCTGGATCCTTCTACAGAATCATTTCACACAAATCAACATTTGGACCAACTCTGAGCTGCTGGGGTTGGATGTCTTTCTGTAGCTTGCTCCGGACACGCTGGTGGGTGTGAAAAAGATGCCATAACTATACTGGCTTTGGAGCCAGGGGTGACATAATAAGTCACCAAATGTCACCTTCCGAATTTTCCAACACCTGTGGCAGCTCATTTCCTTGCGATAAACTGGCTTAGTTgccatccccacccccatgggggggggggcaggctttaGGAGCTTTTGGCCAGGTGGAGGCGCTGTCAAGGTTTATGGTTCATCTTCAGGGAAGCCCTGGGTGCGCTGActccggggtggggggcacctggcaaGGTAGCGAGGACCCCCATAGACCCGGAGAAGCTGGGGCAGCCTTCGCCACGTGGACAGCAACCTCGCAGCCGCGAGTTCCCGGGCATGTCTGTCGAACGCGGCCAGGAGGTCAACCGGAGCAGCTTCACGCAGAACCTTGGGCAGTGGGCCCACCTCGGCAGCGGCCCCACCAGGGCCCAGGACGCAGTGGAAGAGCGTATGGCGTCGCAGCAGGCAGTCCCTAAGGAACTGCACTAATTCTTCCAACCGCTCACCCAGGTGTGCCTCGTCCCAGCCTTGAACCGGAGCCCCCTCACGCAGCAGCACCGCCAGCAGCACTGTCTTGAGCATGTACGAGGACAGAATGCGTCCCCACTGGGTGGCAGCCGCCGGGTCCAGCCCGCGGGCGCCCAGGTCTCGCAGAGCTTTAAGCAACTGCAGACACTTGAGGTAGCAGGCACCTGGAGGGGCCCGTTCCTGCAGCCAGCTCAGCAGCTTCTGCTCCTGACGCGCTGTATTCACACCCCACAGTGCATCCGTGCGCAGGCCTCCCGGGAGCTCTGACAGGGGCCCGACAGGTGAGGGTGGCGGCGGTGGGGCCACGAGGAAAACGCCATCGCCCAAATGCACAGCGGGGATGAGACGCACTGCCATGGAAAGGCGGCAGCAGCCGTAATCCGTGCGGCACGGCAGGATGTGCAGGGTAGGAGGCTGCTCCAGGCCGCCGGGGGTCAGGCTGACCCGACAACGCCCCTCCAGGCTGTAGCGCACGGTGGCCAGGGAACGCTGCAGGTGCGACTGGAACCAGCGAAGCACCATAGTGGCGGAGAGGTGACGCCGCCCGAGCACGTCCACGCAGAAGCCGTCGGCAAAGGGTTTGCAGTCCCGGAGCCAGTGGCCCCCGGAGGCCCCCGGCGGCGCCTTGAGCGCGCACACGAAACAGCCGTGGAAGGCTGGGGCCAGCGCGGGCTCGGCGCCCAGGCTCCGAGGCTCCAGCGCCACCAGCGGCGGGAGGCGCAGTGGCACCAGCACGTCGAAGCCGTCGGGCCGCCGGATTTTATGCTGCTCGTAGGCGCTGCCCACCTGGATGAAGTCTCCGCGGAAGGCCAACGCCAGCGCCCCGCCGGGGATGGGGCCCGGGGACCCCCGGGCGCGGCCAGCCCGCACCAGCTCGCCCACGATCCGGCTCACGTGCGCCTTGCTGTGGCCCAGCACGTGCGGAGAGAGGCGCACCTCGTGCTCGTAGTAACTCTCCAGCAAGATGCCAAGGCTCGGCTCTCGGAAGTGTCTAGGAGAGAAGGTGGAGTGTCTCCCCAGGCGGGGAGACCCTGGCAGGAAGCGCTGCCGGACGGCGTGGCGACAGCGCAGGAGGATGTAGCCAAGGAGGAGCAGGACGGCCACCTTGAGCAGCGGGAAGCCGCCGTCCGCACCGTCGGGGGGCTCAGCCCGGTCGTCCCCGCTTCCCCGGAGGACATGGTAGAGGCACACAAGGGCAGTGCACAGGCCGGTCACCAGGGGCCAAAAGACGCGCAGATTGAGGGTGTAGTGCACCGACATACCGGGCGCCCGGGACAGCGGCGGCCCTGCAGCCCAGGGCGCGAGCCCCGGCGGCGCCCCCGGCCCAGCATGCGGGCAGCGCCCCGGCAGCCCCGCGGTCCCGGTCTCCTTCGCCTCCGCGGCGGCTCCCCCCTCGCAGGGTCCGGGGAAGGCGCCCTCCAGCTCGGCCTCCTCTCCCAGCTCAAGTTTTCCTTCCAGCTGCGGCCCGCCCTGCGCTCCCGGGCCCCGGGCCGCGCCCTGCGCCGGCTGCGAGCTCCGTCCCGCCCGGcggccctccccgccccgcccggcgcGCCGCCCGCGGCCAGCTTCCGACCCGGCCCGGCTCGCCTCCTACCCTGGGCGGCACTCCCGGGCTCCCCCTCCGCGCTCGTGCCCGCTCTCCTCCGCTCTTGTTCCCGTTACTCGGCCCCAGGAGTTTCCTCTTCCGAGGGGAGGCGAGTCCGCGCCAGCTAGCGGGGAGGAAATGCCGAAGTCTGGAGCCGAGCGCAGAGCGGGCGGGCGGCGcggccccctccccggcctccgCCTTAGAGCGACGCGGGGCGGCGGGAGGGACTTCAGGAGGCGCTCGTAACTGGCTTCCCGCGGGCCACCCCCGTTCCCCTCCCCGAAGGCAGAACTGGGAAGGCCCTGATTCCGGGGCGGTGGCCTTGTCCTGGGAGCTTCTGGAGTTGTGCTCACATAAAGTTACACTGGGAAGttgaaaaggaggagaaaaggactCACACCCAGGgtgtgcctccccaccccccagccaagcAAGTCGTGGCGCTGGTGGCGTGGCAGGCTTGGGCACGGAAGCGGCTGCTGCCACTGTGCTGCAGTCCcttattcaaccaatatttactgagtacctactacgtgccaggcagtAGGCCAGGAGCTGGGGCAATAGCAATCGACAAGGTCCCTGCCCTTCGTAAAGCCTACAGCctttcttaaaaaaggaaaccaaaagagaaaggATTCCATAGCAGAAAATGCTCTGAAGGAAATAACACTGCGCGACGGAGTGagaagggcgggggcggggggttgccCTCTAGAAGATGGAAGCTCTCGCCGTCGGCTGACATTTGGTCTGAGATCTGAACGAGGAGGAGCCAGCCTTGGGAATCACAATAGCAGCTTTTACAGAAGACTTACTGTGGGCCGGTATTGGGCTAATCCTTTTACACACGCTCCCGCCTCCTGTCAATGCTACGAAACGTCCGCTATGATTTTCCCCATTGttcagaggaggaaattgagacacaggCAGGTTCAGCcccttgcccagggtcacacagctttaGCAGAGCTGTGCCTTGAACACCAGCATCCAGCTCCAGAGAAGCCAGGGGGCAAGACTCCAGGAGGTTGACCAAGAAGCCCCTTCTCCACCTACTTACTGGGAGTTGTCTGTGTTGTCGGGACATACACTGGGGCCTCGGTCCCGG
Proteins encoded:
- the ITPRIPL2 gene encoding inositol 1,4,5-trisphosphate receptor-interacting protein-like 2 translates to MSVHYTLNLRVFWPLVTGLCTALVCLYHVLRGSGDDRAEPPDGADGGFPLLKVAVLLLLGYILLRCRHAVRQRFLPGSPRLGRHSTFSPRHFREPSLGILLESYYEHEVRLSPHVLGHSKAHVSRIVGELVRAGRARGSPGPIPGGALALAFRGDFIQVGSAYEQHKIRRPDGFDVLVPLRLPPLVALEPRSLGAEPALAPAFHGCFVCALKAPPGASGGHWLRDCKPFADGFCVDVLGRRHLSATMVLRWFQSHLQRSLATVRYSLEGRCRVSLTPGGLEQPPTLHILPCRTDYGCCRLSMAVRLIPAVHLGDGVFLVAPPPPPSPVGPLSELPGGLRTDALWGVNTARQEQKLLSWLQERAPPGACYLKCLQLLKALRDLGARGLDPAAATQWGRILSSYMLKTVLLAVLLREGAPVQGWDEAHLGERLEELVQFLRDCLLRRHTLFHCVLGPGGAAAEVGPLPKVLREAAPVDLLAAFDRHARELAAARLLSTWRRLPQLLRVYGGPRYLARCPPPRSQRTQGFPEDEP